From one Chryseobacterium sp. 3008163 genomic stretch:
- the ctlX gene encoding citrulline utilization hydrolase CtlX, producing MQTTDTVLMIEPIAFGYNAETAENNYFQVEQKGADIQSKALAEFKIFVEKLKSKGINVITIKDTIDPHTPDSIFPNNWVSFHNDGKVVLYPMFATNRRVERREDIIESIKNQGFEVSEIDDWSLPEIQGHFLEGTGSMIFDHDNKIAYGSVSLRLDENLFREFCAKYDFTPVVFHSFQTVGEERLPIYHTNVMMCVADKFVVICLDCIDNELERSKVIETIKNSGKEIIEISEEQMQQFAGNMLQVQNKDGEKFLVMSQTAYQSLNAEQISNIEKYCEIIYSDLNTIEVNGGGSARCMLAEVFLPKK from the coding sequence ATGCAAACAACAGATACAGTATTAATGATAGAGCCGATCGCATTCGGTTATAATGCAGAAACAGCTGAGAACAACTACTTTCAGGTAGAGCAGAAAGGTGCAGACATTCAGTCAAAAGCTTTGGCAGAATTCAAAATTTTTGTTGAAAAACTAAAAAGTAAAGGAATCAATGTCATTACGATAAAAGATACCATCGATCCTCACACGCCAGATTCTATTTTTCCAAACAACTGGGTAAGTTTTCACAATGATGGAAAAGTGGTTTTATATCCGATGTTCGCTACCAACAGAAGGGTTGAACGAAGGGAAGATATCATTGAAAGCATCAAAAACCAAGGTTTTGAAGTTAGTGAAATCGACGATTGGTCTTTACCTGAAATTCAGGGACATTTTTTGGAAGGGACTGGAAGTATGATTTTCGATCACGATAATAAAATAGCTTACGGCTCGGTTTCTTTGAGATTAGATGAGAATTTATTCAGAGAATTTTGTGCTAAATATGATTTCACGCCTGTCGTTTTCCATTCTTTTCAAACGGTGGGAGAAGAAAGACTTCCAATTTATCATACCAATGTGATGATGTGCGTGGCAGATAAGTTTGTCGTGATTTGTCTTGATTGCATCGATAATGAACTGGAAAGAAGTAAAGTCATTGAAACCATTAAAAATTCAGGAAAAGAAATCATAGAAATTTCCGAAGAACAAATGCAGCAGTTTGCCGGAAATATGCTTCAGGTTCAGAATAAAGATGGCGAAAAATTTCTCGTAATGAGTCAGACTGCTTATCAGTCTTTAAATGCTGAGCAAATTTCAAATATTGAAAAGTATTGCGAAATTATTTATTCAGATTTGAATACCATTGAAGTGAACGGAGGAGGAAGCGCTCGTTGTATGTTGGCTGAAGTCTTCTTGCCTAAAAAATAA
- a CDS encoding dimethylarginine dimethylaminohydrolase family protein, producing the protein MKLNIKNETGKLKSVVLGQPNSMGADPTLEESYDAKSYHSIQHNIYPKEKDIIDEMEAFEKVLKKYDVEVLRPSIIKDYNQVFARDVSFVIEDKMIISNVIADRADEQDAYRSIFEKVKWRDIINLPDTAHIEGGDVIVWNDFIFIGTCFSQDYRNYKTARTNEYAIEILKEYFPKKRILDFELKKNDREPYQGILHLDCTFNPIGTDKCIVYKNGFVDESDYNLIIDIFGEENCFHVNDEEMFEMFPNIFSISPEVVVSDSSFTRMNNHLRNEWGMTVEEIPYREISKMGGLLRCSTMPLVRE; encoded by the coding sequence ATGAAATTAAATATCAAAAACGAAACTGGGAAACTGAAATCAGTGGTTTTGGGTCAGCCCAATTCAATGGGGGCAGATCCTACTTTAGAAGAAAGTTATGATGCAAAATCATACCATTCTATCCAGCACAATATTTATCCGAAAGAAAAAGATATCATTGATGAAATGGAAGCTTTTGAAAAAGTACTGAAGAAATATGATGTAGAAGTTTTGCGTCCGAGTATTATCAAAGATTACAATCAGGTTTTTGCAAGAGATGTTTCGTTTGTTATTGAAGATAAAATGATAATTTCTAATGTCATTGCCGATCGCGCCGACGAACAAGATGCTTACCGATCAATTTTTGAAAAAGTAAAATGGAGAGATATCATTAATCTTCCCGATACTGCTCATATCGAAGGTGGTGATGTCATCGTGTGGAATGACTTTATTTTCATTGGAACTTGTTTTTCACAAGATTACAGAAATTACAAAACAGCCCGTACCAACGAATACGCTATTGAAATTCTTAAAGAATATTTTCCAAAGAAAAGAATTCTAGATTTTGAACTAAAGAAAAATGACAGAGAACCCTATCAGGGAATTTTGCATTTAGATTGCACTTTCAACCCGATTGGTACTGATAAATGTATTGTTTACAAAAACGGTTTTGTTGACGAAAGTGATTACAACTTAATCATCGATATTTTCGGAGAAGAAAATTGTTTCCATGTCAATGACGAAGAAATGTTTGAAATGTTCCCGAATATTTTCTCAATTTCTCCAGAAGTCGTTGTTTCAGACAGTTCGTTTACAAGAATGAATAATCACCTGAGAAATGAGTGGGGAATGACGGTTGAAGAAATTCCGTACAGAGAAATTTCTAAAATGGGTGGTTTGTTGAGATGTTCTACGATGCCTTTGGTGAGGGAATAA
- the eno gene encoding phosphopyruvate hydratase codes for MSYISYIEARQILDSRGNPTVEVDVFTESGAMGRAAVPSGASTGEHEAVELRDGGSEWMGKGVSKAVENVREVIAPELVGLPVYDQNLLDQIMIDLDGTKNKGNIGANAILGVSLAAAKAAAAELKMPLYKYIGGVNANTLPVPMMNVINGGSHSDAPIAFQEFMVMPVKADSFSHALRKGTEIFHNLKAILHSRGLSTAVGDEGGFAPTFKGTEDALDTLLQAIEKAGYKPGDDVMIALDCAASEFYKDGVYDYRKFQTPDAAQFTSSEQVSYLAELANKYPIISIEDGMQENDWEGWKMLTDKIGDRVQLVGDDLFVTNVERLKRGVDEGIANSILVKVNQIGSLSETMAAVQMAQHNKFTSVMSHRSGETEDSTIADLAVAMNCGQIKTGSASRSDRMAKYNQLLRIEEALGDTAYFPGLDAFKIKR; via the coding sequence ATGAGTTACATTTCTTACATAGAAGCGAGACAGATTTTGGATTCAAGAGGTAATCCTACAGTTGAAGTTGATGTATTTACAGAAAGTGGTGCGATGGGTCGTGCTGCAGTGCCTTCTGGAGCATCTACCGGAGAACATGAAGCAGTAGAATTGCGTGATGGCGGTTCTGAATGGATGGGAAAAGGTGTTTCTAAAGCTGTAGAAAATGTAAGAGAAGTAATTGCTCCCGAGTTAGTAGGTCTTCCGGTTTATGATCAGAATCTTTTAGATCAGATCATGATCGACTTAGATGGTACGAAAAACAAAGGGAATATCGGTGCTAATGCAATTCTTGGTGTTTCTTTAGCTGCTGCAAAGGCTGCTGCTGCTGAACTAAAAATGCCGTTATACAAATATATCGGTGGTGTAAATGCTAATACACTTCCTGTTCCGATGATGAACGTAATCAATGGTGGATCTCACTCAGATGCCCCGATTGCTTTTCAGGAATTTATGGTAATGCCGGTAAAAGCAGATTCTTTCTCTCATGCATTGAGAAAAGGAACTGAGATTTTCCACAACTTGAAAGCGATTCTTCATTCAAGAGGTCTTTCTACTGCGGTAGGTGACGAAGGAGGTTTTGCACCAACTTTCAAAGGAACAGAAGATGCTTTAGATACTTTGCTTCAGGCTATTGAAAAAGCTGGTTACAAGCCTGGTGATGATGTGATGATCGCATTAGATTGTGCAGCTTCAGAATTCTATAAAGACGGAGTTTATGATTACAGAAAATTCCAGACTCCTGATGCAGCTCAATTCACAAGCAGCGAGCAGGTTTCTTATTTAGCTGAATTGGCAAACAAATATCCAATCATTTCTATTGAAGACGGTATGCAGGAAAACGACTGGGAAGGTTGGAAAATGTTAACTGATAAAATCGGTGATAGAGTACAATTGGTAGGTGACGATTTATTCGTAACTAATGTTGAAAGATTAAAAAGAGGTGTTGACGAAGGAATTGCTAACTCAATTTTGGTTAAAGTTAACCAAATCGGTTCTCTTTCTGAAACAATGGCAGCAGTTCAAATGGCTCAGCACAACAAATTTACCTCAGTAATGTCTCACAGGTCTGGTGAAACGGAAGATTCTACAATTGCAGATTTGGCAGTTGCTATGAATTGCGGTCAGATCAAAACAGGTTCTGCCTCAAGATCAGACAGAATGGCGAAATACAACCAATTATTAAGAATTGAAGAAGCTTTGGGTGATACAGCTTATTTCCCAGGATTAGATGCTTTTAAAATCAAAAGATAA